The genomic interval TTACTTGTAACCCTCATGATTTCTTCAACCTCAACAAGACCATTCTTCTTGAGTGTCTCACCTGTTGATACAAGGTCAACAATCCTTTCAGACAAACCAAGTATCGGTGCAAGCTCAATTGAACCATAAAGTTTTATAATATCAACCTGAATGCCTTTATCTAAAAAATATTTGAGCGTAATATTTGGATATTTGGTTGCTACCCTTATATGTGTCCAGTGGTGAGGATTATCCTTTTTGCCAAGTTCCTTTGGCTCTGCAACTATCATTTTGCAAAAGCCTATGCCCATATCAATGGGTTCGTAGACATCCCTGCCCTGTTCAAGGAGAACATCCCTGCCGACTATACCCATGTCTGCAGCACCGTATTCAACATAGGTCGGCACATCCTGTGCCCTTACAACCATAAATTTCACATTAGATTTTTTATCTTCAAAAATGAGTTTTCTGCTGTCATCAAGTATGCCCTTTACCTGTATGCCAATCTTTTTAAAGAGACTAACTGCCTCTTTCATTACCCGTCCCTTTGGCAAGGCTATTGTCAATGGTTCTTGTATTTTCTTTAAAGATTTCATATCTGTATTATTTGAGTATTAGTTGAGTGTGTAATTTAGCATGGTAGTGTCGTATTGTCAATCAATTGGAAAACCACCCAAAAATAGACATTGATTTTTGGGGAAACCACTGTAATTTAAAAATTTATGCATATTTATGTTGACTAGGATTGTTAAAAGTTGTATTAAATAGTTGTTAAGATATTATCCCTAATTATTGCTTCTTATTAACCCTTTTAACTTAATCCAGCGAGGTTAAGAAAGGGAGAATATGACAAATAGAATAACAAAAAAAGTATCCGATACCTCCTTGTCCAAAAGGGCTTGGGGGTATTTTTTTGTCTCAAACCCGAAGGCTTGAGTGGCTGTAACTCA from Deltaproteobacteria bacterium carries:
- a CDS encoding ATP phosphoribosyltransferase — its product is MQEPLTIALPKGRVMKEAVSLFKKIGIQVKGILDDSRKLIFEDKKSNVKFMVVRAQDVPTYVEYGAADMGIVGRDVLLEQGRDVYEPIDMGIGFCKMIVAEPKELGKKDNPHHWTHIRVATKYPNITLKYFLDKGIQVDIIKLYGSIELAPILGLSERIVDLVSTGETLKKNGLVEVEEIMRVTSKLIVNRASLKIKPERIKEIIEGLETVIGG